TGTGGTTGGTAATACCAGGCCACCATACCGATATATTTGCTCTAAGGCGGCACTTCTGTATTCCCTGGTGGCCTTCATAGATCTTTGAAAGAATCTCTCTTTACAACAACTTGGAAATCACTATTCTTGGCCCATACAGTAGTAGGTTCTTATGCAATGTAAGATGACCCTTAGCTTGCCAGTACAGTTTGAGTTCAAGTGGGACATTCCATTTGGATGGCCAACCATTCTTGCAGTAGTCAATCAGGTTAGAGCAAACTGGGTCACTGGCTTGGGCTTCGCAAAATTCATTAAGCCAGTGAGTGCTGGCTGGTAGCATAGTAACACAGCTCTCTAAAAGACAttctacttcttcctgtagggAGCAGACCACTGCTGAGGCTGTGGACCCCTACATTGTAATTGAGTAGTTAATAATTTGTGCCAGTCACCACGCCAGTATGTaactccatttctgggtgaatTCCTTCGTGATGAACGAGATTTTCATtttccagatggctgatttgctgtatacatagtgaaggAAGACCTCAAGAGAGACATAAGcacttgaggagacattaatttttcagtactttcagcttttcttgccgtttcttgctgtgtgtagcttCATTGTCGCATTTtgccatgtgcgcttatcatccatggttaattacaagaaatgtgtatgagcttaacaaataatatgcacttGATAGATACATGCCAAAAAAAATTgcgtacaagatcgagatactctaatagagcagtcactctaataaagcagtcacagtgttcatgaggcagtgtagcttaactatgaagctatgaataaggatctttatatactttatagtaaatacatttggtaaagggcagccattattgctgtgaccttttttttgctcttcaacttttcagcaaagtacacccccctttccaaactctggatccgcccctgcttaacaacctgactctACAGTACTTTGATTGCAGcggtgcttttcaaatagttcttccaaaaatgaagcataatggatacttcacttttcagatgataattggtagctgggacgcacagcaccatttctttcttttgatgtgatatgagtgcatgggttcaccagtcataataatattattttacaaaaagaagttaacaaacattaaagtacacaaaaaaatggaattgtcaactagagtagggaccataggacattgataaaaagtactcaaacaagctggaatagtgcattatattaaatcacagtaaaacaataagaagtgttatatccctactgtgctcaagataccataatggaaatgatataacgcttcttattgattaaatatcatggactactccagcttgtttcagtactttttatcgatatgctatggtccctactctagttgaaaattccaatttttttgcatACTTGTTAATAAAATCAAATAAGATTAAAGTGTTGAACAGTATTATGGAGGTACTTTTTTGTCACTGTCCAGTTTTATCATTGAACACTTGTCACTGAGGTAGCTAACTAGCACCTTTCACACAATACTCCAGCCCAAAATTACTTCCAAATAGCACCTTAAAGTGtgcaatttcaaaattttcctgggaggcatgccctcagaccctCTTAGACTGAGCATTatgccactttcacttttaTTCTGATGCCCCTGTTGCAAACATACATTATAGCTATGGTGGATTTCATTAATTTAGGCCACCTGATTATAGTGGCCAGATCTCACTTAAATGGTGTACATCGTAAAGGACAAACTAATTACACTGTTGATGTCAAGTATCCAGAAAGGTAATGGTATACTTTGTGACCTCAACGTCATCTCTCACattttggtccacacttcactcaagtcatgaaataacatcatctGTACTATAATTAGTAACACAATGTGTCATACACTTTGTCCATGCAAGTGAAGTGTAGTACACTATATAACATCATTGTATCAAGAGGATTGCAGTCTGATATGCTAGGACCTTAAGTGCCCAGCTAGCTGACCTACCATAGGTGTCTTATTAATAAtaagtacaagtataagaaaaaaaataggaattttaaattagagtagggacagtgtatagtgctgcaataaaaagtactggatcggagtagtatgtaatgtccaaatactgtaatacaataagaagtgaatatccttaTTGTggtacactcaatgcacagtagggatattcacttcctattgttttacagtatttggacattacgtgctactccaatccagcttgtttcagcactttttattgcagcactatacactgtccatactctaatttaaaattcctattttttcttatacttgtttgtgaacttattttacaagctcatgaccactaaatagcctatTTTTCACAAAACCGGTCACAATATTATATAGAGTTAATCAAAGCACTACAatttatactagattatgactcatacaataacaactgattagAGGACGTGGCTTTACATAAGCCTGTagacaataatggatgtggattTGAGTGTACCTACCgactgatgaatgggtgtggctaccatatgtctacagacataagtgggcatggctcacaaaaggAGCAGGGCTACGCTGCGATCTCATGTTACTACACGTCCACATCAttacactaattaatttagcATGTGACCCAATCCTGGTCAGACTcggataatctgtaaagtgggACCTGGATGGCCCGACTCagttttaacattgttactaaactatatttattgatttACATGTTGCTAGTTCACcgcgagttgctctcactgatcgatatcaactaccaactttgaaaaccagcgAGCCACgtgtattcaaatagtttggtgcagcGCTAAGCTAACTTCgtatattcgaatagtttgatgcagtatatacctgtagatggaagccgtactgtagtctattaacactcagcggtagaacctggactgatggccatggtaaagaaagATAAAAGGTCTTCATTGAATTAGAAACATTTCTGTAAAAGCATTAGGactgtagctatagccagtTTTTCGCTATGCTtaactgaaggcatcaggcaggcaggcggtcgggcaggcaggcaggcaggcagtagaaaattccattgaataaattttttttaaattctgtaacaacttAACAGAaatgtttcaggtcaatctgaagacacttttgggcttgattttacccaaccaatactgtcatgttgttgtgaggaaaatcGAGGCaagtttttgggttatattataagAGTCACACCCACACCTTCtctgtccctactatacagtactatcatactgtatgataaggaaAGATTAgaaattttagggatcataacaagggaggtcaactacacctgcagctggacatttaattcctacttctaAAAATTGTTAGCTACAGGTGTAGTTGACCTCCATTGTTTTCTTGCTTTATGTTCCCAATGTTCCCTAATAAAATATATAATTTTtgattttccttatacttttttgtttacttttttggaACAGTGACTGGTAAACCAACTCATGCCACAtgaaggaaagaatggtgctaACCAGACATAATGCATGCATCCCAACTATCAGGGTAAATGTTGTTATCATTTTGCTTCATTTTAAACTTCGTTCCACCTGTTAcaaagcattacaaatgaagaatatcacaagaagtgcctctgccaTTAATCATATTACTACAGAAATTGAAATTAAACATGTGCCCCGACTATTCATTGCTGGTAAGCAAACAGCTATtctacttcattttcaaatattttacatgttacaaacaaagaacagtacaagtagTACCTCTACAGTCAATCCACTCACTATGGAAATTAGTAGACAGCTTGCACTGTAGCCATCGCACATACAGACACCTTTAAAATATAATTCAGACAACTCCCAATATGTATGACATGTCCAAATCTGTCCTTAAACAAATGTTTACTCATATACAAAAGTAGATATGAACTTTTAATGATCAATGATGATCAATGATGATCAATGACTTTTAATGATCAATGATGATCAATGACTTTTAATGATCAATGTAACTGTAATAGAGGCATTATGTGCTCTCAAGTGCAGTACAAATGTTGATTACAAAACAGCCATTTGGTGCAAACAACTGTAAAGAGTTGCTGACTTTACCTCTACTGATGTCAATAGGATTTTCAACAGAACTAATTTGGAAATGAAAGGTTGTACACTGCACCTTATTATGTTGGTTTTAGTAATTATAAAGTTTTGTCTAAATTGCATTTTAAAAGTCTGCGTTGCCTTTACAATTTTCAGTGCTAAATTTAGTAGTGATAACTGCTGACTACCAAATTTGATCTCAAAATCAAATTCATAAGGGGCAGCCCTGACAGACTCTCGTATAAGCTGACTCATAgtacctgagtggtgcacaagtATTCCAGTGCTGGTTCATACTGTACGTAGGCATAAGCATGCTAGTGTGACCCAAATTGATAGTGTATAATTTCTCATACTAttactttcactgtctgtatgagtACACAACTGGTGTATAATAACCAAATTTGACAACATACTTAAAGCAGTGGAAAACTTAATTGTATGAAAGTATAATAGTTGCATCTGCTCAACAGTGATTCATTGTGTTTTGTATATAGGTAGTTGTACTGTTGGGATTGCATCAACGTCATTGAGTGAAGAAGATAAAACTGTTGAAATCATAACACGTGAAGGGAAAATCCAAGGTCACGTCTTCTTCCCACAAGTAGGATTCCAATGTGCAGTAAGAATCACAGCTCTGCATGGTATATTCATAATAAAGGATCCTTCACCTGTTTCACTGTACCTTCAATTATGGAGAGATGATGACCCCTGGACACTTGTATGGCAAATTGGACTAAACTTTACAGCAGATTATTCTACTTGTAATAACACACAATGTGTTGTCAACTATTGGTTACCTAATGATTTGCAAGTTATGACCAAGAAGGGAGATTTCTTTGGGTTCTTTACATttcataattttgagaatattGTAAAGTTTTATGCTAAGGGAAGCCAAACTCCATACTTGACACTTAATTCTGATTGTATACATAGAGAGATCCCAAGAGAAAAGGAAAATGTGTTTATTTATGGCGATTCATTTCCACTGATATCCTTTGATTTCGGTACATACATTTTCACTGTATGTGTGCATTGCATACTACAGTATCATACAGCACAATagaatagtactgtatatttcaCTGCTTGAAACTTctttgtttactagagtggtatatccccagtatatggaacagttaattgtttggtattttagtactttttcagtaaacctgcattcactgatgttttactgagagtttaaaacttagtaaaacaattatgttccatatacttaaagctactgacactttactatgggtacaactacagtaaagcagcttagcaaattagtaaactaagaaccttcaagcagtgtttggGTCATGAAGGTTTGAGCTACTCAGGGCCATAATATCAACCCATATccagtctcacaatacctttatggtgccttggcagtattggtgtggtataatcaagcccaacaGTGTCTACAGAGTGGCAAAAATTGTGATAAGttactacaaaattttaatttttatatttagcagaattttatactgactgactaactacagtggaacctcaattatccaaacaccgattaaccgaactctcgattatccgaacaacAAATggactgctcaattagggtattttgtcaaaaagtgtatgctttattagagtagttgagcaaagctcagtatataaatgtatggatattCGATCTTACGTACTTTTGATTATCCGAGCACCCttccccccaattagttcggataatcgaggttctaCTGTAACTGCCTACCTACCTGCCTacctgatgcctttagacaagcataaTTTGACAACCACTAAAGCTACAGCCTGATTTTCTGTTAGACATCACTTTAGcccaactggtgccttttggcataccacagtacatacagtgtatgcttgatggacttacctgtgtgcttctttgtgtcccatttatctgtgctgacagtgcaaggtgatTCATGGTATAGTGCAGTGCGATAGCTTCCGTATGTAATGAAAATCATCCAAGTTTTTTGTtgtgagtggattgattgcaaaggtccttctcatagtgttcttcatttgtaacactgtacaaCGGGCTGAATAtagttgaaaacaaagcataatgacaCTAGCTATTCAGTAATAATTGATGGTTGGAGCATGATGGTTGGTTAATTGATGGTTGGTTGGGGCATTCAGAAGCAATATTAATTTAATGGCATGCCTGGTATCATTCTtcattttgatgtggtattcaTGCACAGATTCATTAGTATAAAAAAGTAGTGGAAGGAATTTTTAGTTTGATTAGGTATCATAGccataaaaagtagcgaaacaagtgAGATTGCATACACCTGCAGATTTATTAGACttaagtggacatttaatccctaattcaggtATTggcatagactgaagtagggattaaatgtccactagtatatctgcaggtgtacctagtttcactgctttttatgggtgtgatccctaatcaaactgaAATTTCCTCCTACTTGTGGTAATAGGGATCATGAATGTTTGGGCTTTCCCTATACCCAATACCATCCTCACTCTTCTTTGTTGACAGCTCAGCAATACTGGGTAGAAGACAATACACACTCGTCTGTCATGTATCCTTACTGCTTTCATTGCCATGGCTGCATaatacactaccatgtgtcttgatgcttTGTAGATTTTGCAGTGAAGAAAAATGGAGTTCCTATTCAAGCTACTGCATGGAGTAAATTTTGTCAGACACATGAAGATACAGACTACTTACCAATTCTCATTGCAACTGTTGTTGCTCTTCTAAGTTGCTTTCTAATAACAGCTTTGATTGTATTAGCAGTAATGTATTGTAAGATTAGAATGAAAGGTGAGTGGTGGAGTATTATAATCCATGCTAAACAGCTAAGCTATGGACCCTTGGGTAAATGTGACATAATTTATTTTGCATACTGAGCTGGTAACAGCTTCTAAACAATATTCCAGGCATTATCTATCTCTTGTAATGCTGGAGACACCATTATCaaactacaactgctggtattactcttccttacaagtcacaaAAGTCGCACATGCATtaatttattagaatgtttACAAAATGTGTGCACTAgtagtgatagaggctattgttgttgTGTAGATTTATTCCTTACTACTTCAGTATTTAGCACTAACATTTAGACTAAGTGGTGAGCCAAGTTTCGTGCCACCTGCCTGCTTAATATCAAAATTATAGTGTCACCAGTGTGACACTATTGAGTGAATACCAATCTGCAGGTGTGTATTCACTAAAAATTATGGCTAAACTGTGTAGGAATAGCCACAAAGCTACATAGCTCCACTACTGTCATAAATAATCTAATTATTTAGTGTAAGGTATATCTGGATACACTATAATGAAATATTATTGCTCTAACACTGTACTCACAAAGAGTTAACACAAACTCAAACATCCATAACCCTGTAAATATATTTGTATCAAGTTTAGTAAGTGAATTCACCCTTTGTGGTACCTATCTCTACCACATTTTAAGTCACTTCAGCTAAAGGAACCATTTAAGAAGAAAACATGAAGCAAAATCAAAAGTGTGGctgtccatatctcagaaatgacTGGAGCAATATTAGTCAATACCACAGTGTAATGTGCAGAGCACATACAGAAAATTTTAagaatgcacacagccattattatcattaacatcattgtagccatttcatggctgccacctttgattcccAACTTCTTTTCACCCAGGATGTTTAAGGCTGCACCCTATttatacagtttggctgtttttgtgtggattcaCATACCGTATAGtcggaaatttttgagggatgaaacttttgcGAATTTCGCGAGTGATCGTAGCTTCTTgaaaatataattgtgaaaTGTTTCAGTTTATAAACATAGCCATTACCCACTTTCTAGACTTTCATGAATTAAAAAAACgtgaaaattgtattttgcACTGTTTCGCAAAAGTTtcatcccttgaaaatttcccaCTACACAGTATGTCAGATTTCTCATGTACATGTATCACTTGCCATTATACAATATATTAAGCAGAATATGATACTCCTCTCTGTAGCTTATGATGCAATGGCATCATCAGAACTACTGACTACATATCACAGAATGCAGGATTCCTATTCTTTTAGACATTACTATAGACTGCAGTCAGTAGACGAGATGAAACGGGTAAGCAACATAATGAGTTTGAATAACAGTAACATTTTATAATAAAAACTTTGACTTGTTCTTAACGGTCAGTGTATAAATGTATATAGTGTAACCCATATGACATCATTGTGAAAACTTCTTAAAAGCTAAGGTTATTACCATTGGGCATATGTAATTGATGCAATATCATGTCCTTTACAGAAACTGAACAAAGGTACATGATAGCATACAGTGTTTCTCTCAATAAAGACTAACATTATTGTGACCTAGTCTGGAAAAACTGTCCTATttcctatttaaaagtatcaagaaatgccagtttaagtatttagtgcgttgtagctcaccaatggttgaatctatgtgtaccaaattttcacatgttttcttataattccttaccttccagagaattcactgtacatgtagccaacagctaagtgtCCCACCATTTTAGTAAACTGAGACTGACtctatcaggcgagctccaaaagagGTGGGTGGGTGGCGGGGGCCTGGAGGAGGGAAGAGTTTGTTAAAATATTAAGGAGAAGGAGTAGGGATGAATatggccaagttatgggccactCAGGTCtcaaactggctaaaatgacagGAAACGTACAGTGCAGGTCTTTAATCAACACCACAAAGCTGTACAGTTACATACagccattcccaggctgaccagagttcCATTAAGACCCCAGACTGCACGTATAGACTGCCACCGTGCTGGGAAAAACAGCCAGCAAAagaagaccactcaagtctagctgattttgatgtgcaatttgatatatagtttaTTCAAGTGTCTTTGTGTTCTtgatgaaaaatcaaatctgctatcatgggtgataagaccggttttcccagatctagtcacatatattgaATAATCACTAACTCTGTGCATAGTGCAATTTTATAAAGGATGAATGCATATTAAAATCAGAAGTACTTAAGACTCAGTGAATGGGAATGTCTAAGTGCTGCCTTGGGTGATAACTACTATAGAGCTAGACAGAGCAGCTCTGCTACTCTGCCAAAAATTAGTTATCACCCATACGATGATAAGTAGCTTATCACCCTCTGGCACTCATGACATCATAACAACTGCCAATGGTATTGTTTACAAATGGGGCAAATAGCCAAATATGGAAATGTTATTACAAATAGTCCACCAATACAGTACTTAGACTTGCAAAGTTTACAACAAAATGGTTAATTTTACACAGTGACACCATACCCATACAATGGTTTAATAAATGTCAAAAATTATGTGTTGTTGATTTTTGCTCCAGCAATCAATTCCAGCAGTCACTACACTGAAGAACCTGACAGTCTCTGATGCCATCATTCTAATCATGGACTAATAGTTGTCAGTCTTTTTAGTCATTGCACACCACTCCACCAAACCCAAAACAAAGGCAAATCATACCTGGAAACTTAGGCTTCTCTGTAAAATCGTCCATTGCTGCTTTATAGCCTGTATATAGTGTTTCTCTAGTAGCTACAAAAAGTTAAATCTCTACACAATTCAGATGAAATATTCACAGGAACTTGAAACAGGAACTCACTTTAATATCTGTACACTCTCACACATTGgcatgatatcattgttattaaacTTGTCCTCAGCTTCACCTTGGACTCGTGAACTGAGGTTTCATTAGGCTTTGATCATTGCCACAAAAGGTTGGGTATGCATGCAATCTTGCTAACCACCAAGCGATCATACATGGCATTACGCTCATTCAAACACTGATGTAAATGTCAGTAATGACAAAAATATCACCTTCAtaatgggatataactataactagtAGAGATTATAATGAAGGCTTATTTCATGTGATCAATGCTAAAAAGGCAGTTTCACCAATGACTTGGCTAACCCAACAGTGCACTCAAAGCAGCTTGAAATTCTTTCAACAAGTCCATGGATGGATTTTATTAAATTGTGTATCTAATACTTAACTAATTGCCTTGTTAAGgacaatttttatttttatagggaagccatcatgtgctatctaCCGCAAAGTGACACCTTGCGCTGTAagccagaagaaatgagacacaatgGTAATTCCGTGATGCACACATTGTGCTGTATGCCAATAAGcacttgtcaggctgaagcaatcagaaatcaagcctgtagccttggcTGTTATTGAGTTAATGCTTGTcggaaggcatcaggcaggcaggctagTAGGCAGTTAGTTATTCAGTCAGTGGAAATACTTCTCATTGTTTTTTAAATTTCTGTGttaactttttggaagcattcTGGCTGCTCTAAAGACACTTTTGGActtgattctacctaaccatGACAGCCAAaacaccatgaaggtattgtgaggctggtttctggttaatATTTTCATGAGAAACTGCAAATCTCCatgattcctactatacagttactaccatactgtatgatacatgtatGAGCTGTGAATTAAAATAATTCCTTTATATGTACAGTGTCAGGAATCAGCTACAACTAAATCTACAGTGAGTATATATTTGTGTACTGACAATCATTCATTGTGtgcgttgttgttgtagcattTCTGTGGATCTTACCTGGCTATCAATGAAGGAGTAAGTTCAAAGTGATGTGGATTtaccatgtatgtagctatgtattacGTTCATTGATGTCACTTTGTTGTGTAGTATGATCCTAATGAGGTCCCATTTAGAACACCCTGTACTGATTTGGATGAAATATCTACTCAATTATCTAATTTTGGAATATCTCCAACATCTGTTGAGTAAGACTCTTTGTAAATATGTTTTGTGTTCCATAAGAACTAGAGGTTACAGAAGCATATTTGACTTCTGCTAAGGTTGGGCAAGGAGATTGGGTCAGGACAGTTTGGAACAGTGTTCCATGGAGTATGGAATCATGATGATCAAGTTGAACAAGTTGCTGTTAAGATGTTACATGATGGAGCAACAAAAATGGACAGGATCAAATTACTAAAGGAGGCAGCCATTATTGAACAGTTTTCACATGCTAACATTGTTAAGTTGTGTGGAGTTGTGATCAATGAAGATCCAGTAAGTGTGGGGTACCCACATTTGTAAGTAGACTATGTATATGCTGGACGTATATGTGTTCTGTGCATTTATTTGTTTATACACctacatgtgtacacatgcacatgtacatgcataggGCACACACATAGTAGCTTTCTGCTGCTGTTGGTTGTACCTATCCAGTGGAACACTGAGTCACCCATGCATCACTGCATTACTTGGGTGTTACATGTGAGTCCAAGCAAATTCTTCTGGGGTTTGGACTGGCATTCCCACAGAAGGCTGTTCCATGTCTCATGGGTATGgttgattgtgtgtgtgtgtgtgtgtgtgtgtgtgtgtgtgtgtgtgtgtgtgtgtgtgtgtgtgtgtgtgtgtgtgtgtgtgtgtgtgtgtgtgtgtgtgtgtgtgtgtgtgtgtgtgtgtgtgtgtgtgtgtgtgtgtgtgtgtgtgtgtagatatCTGTGGCTTCTCTGGGCATAAAAATCTACCCAGTTGTGCTAATGGGTATCAAAGTGAAGCCATCCACTGGATGATGTGCTTCCCAGTCCCCACTATTGGTAGTAAACCAAACCATGGCTACCTCTTCCTCCCTCGTGGATGTGTCGTTTGACACTTGTGTCTGGTGATGTCCTGTTGCCTTCGAAATTCAGGGTGGCAAGTTTCACAAATAAATTGTGCAGAAAGAGTGATGTTCTGCACCTTGTTCAGTCCTTTCTGGCACACATCTCTCTACACGTTTCTGTCTTTGGAAAGGTGGTGCCAATCAGCCTCAGCACTACTGAACCTCTTCAAGTCCTGTCTCTCCAACAGAACTTGGCTCCATGTGCAGGCTGAGGCTGTAGCAACCACCCAAATAGCAGTCTCTTAGGGATCCCAACATCATCCATTCTTGTTGAAGATTGAATTGTTCCATAATCGGTGTATGCACTGTAGGACAGACATATAGCAGGCAAATACGAAATCTActacagcatgaggcaaagcttAATATATGCTAAATAAAGCTCAAAACATTCCCCTCCAAGTTCTGTGTTTTCAGAGTACAGTTGATTTTGTTTGTATGAAACATTATATattctgcataactgtactgtacttgCCAAAGTGTACTGTATCTACCcatataactgtactgtatgaataGATACAATACAGTTTAATTGGCCATACAGTAtaatgtatggaaaatacagcacacatcTGGCCATGGGCAATGGAAATGGGGGAAGGGTAGGGGGGCCATTCCCCCCGCCCACTTGGACAATGCTTgaaagaaaagatcgagatactctaatagagcagtcaactactctaataaaacagtcacctttACATTTCCTTTTAAAACtgtaggtagctagctacttaagtAGTAGCTAAAAACATAGTAAAATAGTCTAAAATGGGCTTTCTAGGATTCTAAAGtatgaaaattttcctgggagcaagcccccagaccccccaagAATAGCAACATATCTGTTGTATGGTTCAAATTGCATAGGGTaaatttcattgccaaagtTGGCCTCCTTGCTCTTTGGCCTGCTTCACCACCTCTGCATCTTGCACTTTTATCACCCCAAAACAAAATACACTTATAATGCAGCCCATGAAGCAATGGATGGGCTACTTTGACACAGAAgcttaaaataataattattactaagAGCCAAGTACATTAACAGAGTAGAATAAAGATTTATTGGTTTTTGGATACCAGTGAATTCTACCCTATGTGCaaatagtgtgtatgtgtgtgcatgcatacatgtatgcgtgtgtgtgtcttgtgtgcAATGCAAACATCTAACATATACCAAATCTGTCTCCATTCCAAACACAGTTCTTATTTGGGCATTTTGTAAGGTGTCTAATTCTCTGCTCAGCTTGACCTGCACCCAGTACACTTTTATCACAAAAATGAAGAGAAATGGTAACAGGGTGAAATCCTCAGTCTTTGTGTTACTTAGAGTTACTCTGATAGAGTAGTTGGATAGTCTAACAGTCACTATATAAAGAATTACATAGCTATTGCTTGAATTCCATCATAAACTATTTGAAACATGCATACTGTTGTTATTTTAATTGCTGTATTCATAAGGTTATGATTTTGCTGGAGTATCTGTCTAAAGGAAACCTCTCTAACTTTTTGATTTCTATCAGACCAAAGTAAACTaaatacactgaaacctctctaatccgacacctCTATAATTCAGAATACCCCCATAATGTGGCATCGTTTTGTACATCAAAAAGACTTTTATCATGTAATACTACCTCACATCCTTGCTAATCTGACACGATTTTCTTATCCCAATGAGCAtcggattatagaggtttcactctACATATATACTCTACTTGTGGTTATATTTCTTATACTACCCCCTAGGGAAGGTGAGCCTGTTGGACAGCATATCCCTCAAAT
The nucleotide sequence above comes from Dysidea avara chromosome 3, odDysAvar1.4, whole genome shotgun sequence. Encoded proteins:
- the LOC136251003 gene encoding uncharacterized protein isoform X4; this encodes MSLKTLLLSITTICNGSCTVGIASTSLSEEDKTVEIITREGKIQGHVFFPQVGFQCAVRITALHGIFIIKDPSPVSLYLQLWRDDDPWTLVWQIGLNFTADYSTCNNTQCVVNYWLPNDLQVMTKKGDFFGFFTFHNFENIVKFYAKGSQTPYLTLNSDCIHREIPREKENVFIYGDSFPLISFDFDFAVKKNGVPIQATAWSKFCQTHEDTDYLPILIATVVALLSCFLITALIVLAVMYCKIRMKAYDAMASSELLTTYHRMQDSYSFRHYYRLQSVDEMKRCQESATTKSTHFCGSYLAINEGYDPNEVPFRTPCTDLDEISTQLSNFGISPTSVELGKEIGSGQFGTVFHGVWNHDDQVEQVAVKMLHDGATKMDRIKLLKEAAIIEQFSHANIVKLCGVVINEDPVMILLEYLSKGNLSNFLISIRPKEGEPVGQHIPQMLLGFARDVGCGMNYLSNKCFIHRDLAARNILLTENNVCKVADFCMSRDLENDHYYVTQGGFVPFKWTAPEALLYRTYTTASDVWSYGILLYEMWSLGQKPYEDHDNTEVLDKLESGYRLPPPPGCPRHIYRVMIQCWNPEHKLRPTFSNVLRVISQPSYVLFHWFEEDKQAAGSKCDVIGAPIEAGHSLYPDLQNIYR